One Leptolyngbya sp. SIO1E4 genomic window, CATCATTGGCTATGAAGAACTGTTCCGGCGAGGGCAGCTTATTGTGGCTCAAAACTACCGCTCCTTTGAAGTCTTTACCACCGTTGCCCTGGTGTATCTGATATTGAACACGCTTTCTTCCCAGGTGTTTATTTTGTTGGAACGCTGGATGGATCCGTTGCAAAAGTCAAAAAAGCAAGACGCTACTGTATTAGCAGAGTCGTTGGAGTAGGCTGCAGGTGTGCTCTAGCGAGGCCAAACTATCACATGTGACATGACTCGATCGCCCTTCAGACCATGGCTCTTTCTTCGCGGTTGGACACAGAAATCTCCCTCAGGCACCGTCGCCGTAGATCTGAAGCTAAAAAGCCTCCTAGAAAAATATCGGATGGCAAAAGGTCGTTTGCTGACGGTGGCCCTAGGGTGGCTGTTGATGATGTCCCTGCTTTTTTTCACTGTAGCGCCAGCACTCGCAGAAACAATTTTGGAGGAGCCGCCTGCCCCAACGTCTATTCTGTCGGCAGACCTCAATGCCACGGATATTCCATCTGAAAAGGTCGATCAATTTGTCTCAGCTTATCTCCAAGTTGTTGAGCTAATTGACGAGCGCAGTGAAGAACTTCAGCGGGCAGAAACAGAGGCAGAGTCCCTAAGGTTGCAGCAGACTATTCAAATCGCCGCCTTCCAATTAATTGAGGAGGCCGGGCTAAGCCGCCAAGACTATTGGCAACTGCTGGGGTTGGCCAATACCGATCCAGAATTTCGCGATCGCGTCTTAGCTCAGATGGAGGAACGCGATCGCTAAGCTTCCCACGTTCCCCTGCCCCTATCCCCTTAAGCGGAGATCTCTGTGCTTGGCTATCTCCTGGTTTTACTCTCATCCGCCTTCTTCTGCATTCAAAATGTTGTTGTGCGCATCTTATTTGCAGAACAGACCCTTGTTGGGGTCGGTGTCACCGGCGGCTTTCTGCCCCCGACCTTACAAAATTCATTCCTGTTGCTGCTGTTGCGTATGGCGCTGGCGGTGCCGCTTATGGGGTTGTTAGCAAATCGTATGCATCCCCAGATTTGGCAAGACCTCCGCAAATTGGCAGCCCCCTCCCAGCGACGAGCGTTAGGGTATGCCTTAGCAGGCGGCGGCCTGATGTTTGCATATCTGGCCCTGCTCTATGTCTCGATTGGTCTCATCGCTACAGGCATCGCGATGACCCTCTTTTTTACCTTTCCCGTCTTTACGGCGCTCTTTTCCTGGCGATTTTTGGGGCATCGTCCGAGCAATGCGCGTTGGGGTGTGATGGGCTGTGTATTGCTGGGGAGTGTGCTAAGCGTGCCCCATAATCAATGGGCAGGGGGCGGCAGCTATTGGGGAGGGGTGCTAAGCGTTGCCGCTGGTGTTGCTTATGCGCTTTATACGGTGAACGCTCAGAAAAGTTTTGATTATTTGCACCCAGTCCCCTACACCTGGATCAGCTTTGCCATCACCCTGCTGCTGTCCGCTCTCTGCTTGCTAATTTGGCCACAGGCAGAGGCTCCCTCGCTTGCATGGGGGCCTATTTGGATTGGGAGCCTGATCTCAGGACTGGTGACCTTTGCTGGGCATGTTCTCTACAACTCAGGTATTCGGCTGATTGGGGCGACGTCTTCCGCCATGATTGGGGCGGCTAATCCAGCATTTACTGTCGTGTTAGCGTGGATGTCCATTCGGGAGGTGTTGGGGGGAATGCAGCTACTTGGGGTCGCTATTGTGACGCTAAGCGTGGCCTCTCTCAGTCGCTTTTCGCGCTGATGAACCTTGCGAGCTCGTGGCGAGATCTGTTTGGCCGTTCACCCGAGACCTGACGGCTTCAAAGACTTGGCAGCGCATGGGGTTGCTTCACTCCACAGGGCTCACCTTGGCTCGGTGCAGCAATGTCTCTCCTTGTAAGAAGCCGGTGTATCTTACTTTTACGGGTTTACCGGGCTCAGTATTGCCGTTCATGAGTTGATGCTGTTGCGGATCGTAAGGAACCTCTGAACCTACAGGGGCGATCGCGGCGATCGCCCACTGGCTCAGCAAATTCTGCACGGGTTGAACCAGGGGAACGAGTCGTGTTGCGGGCAAATCAGGGTTTTTTTCCACCGCGTGGACAACCGTTGGCCATTGCAAGAGCCAGGGTTCAATAACAGTCAGCACTTCTTGTTGAAACCGCTGATGTATCGCCGTTTCCTGCTGCTCTAGCTGGGTTTGTAGGCGCTGATACTCGGCTTCTAAGGCGGCGATACGATCGCCATGATCAGCCGTTTGCGTTGATGAAGACGCTGCTTCCTCGATGACCCCAAAATGGCCCATCAGTTCAGTTAAAGGGAGCTGCAGGGCCGCGGCAAGTTTTTGCAGCGTCTCCACTCGCATCTGCGTGATGCGATCGCCCCTCAGCTGTTTCACAGCCCACTCAGAAACGCCAGCCATGCGACACAATGCTCGATAACTGGGAATCTCAACGGCAGTCATCAGTTGCTTCAGCACGGTGGTTGCTGATTTAGCCTGGGAAGATTCAGCAAAATTATGGCTCAGTTCCATCACAGCTTATTTCTGAGGGCTAATTGAAATATGGTTTATTGATCCGTCCTAAGGGGTAAAAAATCAAGCGAGGTGCATTTTCAAGACGGATTTGGGGGCTCTGCGTACGCGACAGCGAATTGTTGTGTGCCCCAGGCGGCTGCAGGCTTCGTAGCGATGGCAGCCTGAAAATCCATAATATTCCCCGTCTACTTCCAGTACGTCAATGGGGTCCTGAAGACCAATTTCCGCGATTGACGTCATGAGGGCTTCTACCTTTTGAGGGTCATTTTGACGATAGAGGGGGCGCCGAATCTTCTCAAGGGGGATGTCTAAAATACGCATAGCTGCCAAGAAAGAGGACTCAGAAAAAGGGCTATCTTTTTATTTTAGCCGTAGTCATTACGAGTCCGACTAAATGCTTGTCATTCGCGCAAATGCTGCAATCGCTCGGCTAAAATGCGGACAGCATTTGTCTAGGGATGGAACCGGCGGCCATGATGCGATCGCAGTTTTCTCAGATATTCTCCTTTCGATGGCTGGCTCCAGTCACCAGTCTGACCCTGTTGGGGACGCTGGCTTGGCAGTCTTGGGCTCAGGCGCAAACGCCCCAAAATCCCACCCTAGAAATTGGCATTGTGCAGCGGTTTGGTAGAGATGACGCCGAAACCCTGGTGCTGGAACCGCTTCCCGGCGATCAGCTGACGGTTCAGTTCAAAACTGAAGACCAAGAAGAGACCTTGACCACCAATCAGGTGGTGCTGGATACGGCTCTCCGGGATCTGGCAGACCCCTCCTTAAAAGAGTGGGTGGTGTTGAGTACCCACCGTAGTTTTGAAAGCGCTGAAGATAGTGCCCATCAGTGGCAGCAGCGGGGCATCGAGACAGAAATTGCCCAACCTGATAACTGGCACGTGTGGGCAAAACGTGACGTGTACAATACCCCCCTCCTACGCAGGCTCTTGCAGCGAGAGTTGCAGGCTGCTGGGTTTCAAGATGTGTTTATCGCCAGTAATTTGCGTCAGTCGGTTCCGAAGGCGGCTGCGATCGCAAACGGCTTCCGATACAACCGGGATCAGCTCAGCATCACCACTCAAAATCAGCGAGTGCGGGTGATTCGTAAGATTGGTAATCGGCAGGAAACCGTTCGGGTTTATGGGGGCAACCTACGGCTGCAGCCCAATGCGTATGGCACCTATACCCTGGTTAACCTGGTGCCCATTGAGACCTATCTGCGAGGGGTGGTGCCCTACGAAATTGGGCTGGGGGCGCCCCCAACCACCATCGAAGCCCAGGCTGTTTTGGCCCGAACCTATGTGTTACGCAACCTGCGACGCTTTGAGATTGATAACTACCAGCTTTGCGCCGATACCCAGTGCCAGGTGTATCGAGGGCTATCGGGGGCTGCTGATGTTTCGGACCGGGCGATCGCAGCGACACAGGGGCTGGTGCTGACCTATCAAAATGAACTCATTGATGCGCTTTATTCTTCCAACACAGGCGGTGTCACGGCTGCCTTTAGCGACGTCTGGAATGGCCCTGATCGTCCCTATCTGCAGCCGGTTGTAGATTCTGTGTTGGGCAGCTGGAACCTCTCCCAGCGCCCCCTCGACAATGACGCTAACTTAAAGGCCTTTTTGGCGTTAGAAACAGGCTTTAATGAGGAAACCTGGGATACCTTTCGCTGGCGCGAAGACGGCAGCCTCACGGAGATTGCCCAAGATTTGAGAGAGTATCTTCAGGCCCGTAGCCATCCCTTGGCTAACTTTACCCAGGTTCAGCGTTTAGTGGTGACTGAAAGGGCATCGTCGGGACGAGTCCAAATCTTGGAAATTGCTACCGATTTAGGCGTGGTCACCCTAGAAAAAGATGAAATCCTGCGGGCACTCTCCACGCCGCTCGGCCTTCTCTTCTATACAGAAGGTCTCTATGAACAACCCCTTGGTGCCACCGAACCGCAGCTAAAGGGCTA contains:
- a CDS encoding DUF4168 domain-containing protein, whose amino-acid sequence is MSLLFFTVAPALAETILEEPPAPTSILSADLNATDIPSEKVDQFVSAYLQVVELIDERSEELQRAETEAESLRLQQTIQIAAFQLIEEAGLSRQDYWQLLGLANTDPEFRDRVLAQMEERDR
- a CDS encoding DMT family transporter, encoding MLGYLLVLLSSAFFCIQNVVVRILFAEQTLVGVGVTGGFLPPTLQNSFLLLLLRMALAVPLMGLLANRMHPQIWQDLRKLAAPSQRRALGYALAGGGLMFAYLALLYVSIGLIATGIAMTLFFTFPVFTALFSWRFLGHRPSNARWGVMGCVLLGSVLSVPHNQWAGGGSYWGGVLSVAAGVAYALYTVNAQKSFDYLHPVPYTWISFAITLLLSALCLLIWPQAEAPSLAWGPIWIGSLISGLVTFAGHVLYNSGIRLIGATSSAMIGAANPAFTVVLAWMSIREVLGGMQLLGVAIVTLSVASLSRFSR
- a CDS encoding helix-turn-helix domain-containing protein; its protein translation is MELSHNFAESSQAKSATTVLKQLMTAVEIPSYRALCRMAGVSEWAVKQLRGDRITQMRVETLQKLAAALQLPLTELMGHFGVIEEAASSSTQTADHGDRIAALEAEYQRLQTQLEQQETAIHQRFQQEVLTVIEPWLLQWPTVVHAVEKNPDLPATRLVPLVQPVQNLLSQWAIAAIAPVGSEVPYDPQQHQLMNGNTEPGKPVKVRYTGFLQGETLLHRAKVSPVE
- a CDS encoding ParB N-terminal domain-containing protein, with protein sequence MRILDIPLEKIRRPLYRQNDPQKVEALMTSIAEIGLQDPIDVLEVDGEYYGFSGCHRYEACSRLGHTTIRCRVRRAPKSVLKMHLA
- a CDS encoding SpoIID/LytB domain-containing protein — translated: MMRSQFSQIFSFRWLAPVTSLTLLGTLAWQSWAQAQTPQNPTLEIGIVQRFGRDDAETLVLEPLPGDQLTVQFKTEDQEETLTTNQVVLDTALRDLADPSLKEWVVLSTHRSFESAEDSAHQWQQRGIETEIAQPDNWHVWAKRDVYNTPLLRRLLQRELQAAGFQDVFIASNLRQSVPKAAAIANGFRYNRDQLSITTQNQRVRVIRKIGNRQETVRVYGGNLRLQPNAYGTYTLVNLVPIETYLRGVVPYEIGLGAPPTTIEAQAVLARTYVLRNLRRFEIDNYQLCADTQCQVYRGLSGAADVSDRAIAATQGLVLTYQNELIDALYSSNTGGVTAAFSDVWNGPDRPYLQPVVDSVLGSWNLSQRPLDNDANLKAFLALETGFNEETWDTFRWREDGSLTEIAQDLREYLQARSHPLANFTQVQRLVVTERASSGRVQILEIATDLGVVTLEKDEILRALSTPLGLLFYTEGLYEQPLGATEPQLKGYRFIGGGFGHGVGMSQTGAYNLGDLGWSSDRILQFYYPGTELQPISDQLVLWRDPYQVSDPAASQNATP